The sequence ATTTCCACCTCGGGCAGTTGCATGGTCCGCACTTCGGCGAGCAGGAAGTCGCGCAGCCGGCGCAGGCGCTCCTGCTGGCGCCGCGCCTTCGGCCAGACCAGGTAGTAGCACTCGCCACTGGCCACCGCGGTCGGCCAAGGCAGCGCCAGGCGGCCGAGGCCGGCATCCTCGGCAACCATCACCAGGTCACCGATGGACAGGCCATAACCGCGCGTCGCCGCGACTATGCCCAGCTCCAGGGTATCGAAGACCTGCCCGCCCTTGAGCGACACCTGCTCGCTCAGACCCATGCGCTGCAGCCAGCGGCGCCAGTCGCGGCGGTCCGGCGTCGGATGCAGCAATTCGGCCGCGGCCAGGCGCTCGACGTCCCAGGGGCCATCGTCGAGCAGCTGTGGCGCACCTACCGGGATCAACCATTCAGGGAACAGCAAAGCGCTCTCCCAGTCCTCCGGGAAATTGCCGTCGCCCAGCAGCACCGCACAGTCGAAGGGCTCGTGGGCGAAGTCGACGCGGTCGACGTCCATCCAGGCGCTGGTCAATTGCACCTCGACATCGTTGTTGCTCATGCGGAACGCGCTCAGGCGCGGCAGCAGCCAACGCATGGTCAGGGTCGAGGGGGCTTTCAAGCGCAGCACGTCCTCGTCGCTACGCAGGGCGGCGCAAGCGCGCTCCAGCGCATTGAAGCCGTCGCGCAGGCCGGGCAGCAGCAGGCGCGCCGGCTCGGTCAGGCGCAGCTGGCGGCCTTGCCGAACGAACAGCTGGCAGTCGAAATGCTCCTCCAGGGTGCGCACATGGCGGCTGACGGCGCTCTGGGTGATCGCCAGTTCCTGGGCTGCGCGGGTGAACGACGAATGCCGCGCGGCCGCCTCGAAGGCGCGCAGGGCGTAGAGCGGCGGCAGACGGCGATTCACGGCGAACACTCCATGCATGAGTTTGACTCATGCATTGCATCGCTTTTTTCCTTTTGTGGGAAGCCCTCCAGAGCCCACAGAATCAGCAGATCGAAACCAAGGCGCGCGCCTGAGCGAGCGTCTTCATTGAGCCAGACTCATTTCATGCCTACTGCCTACCAGACCGAACTGAAGGCCATCCTGCGCTTGGCCGGACCGCTGATCGCCGCGCAGCTGGCTTATGTCGCCATGCTTTTCATCGACACCCTGATGATGGGCAAGCTCGGCCCGCAGGCGCTGGCCGCGGGTGGCCTGGGCGCCTCTACCTATGCATTCGTGTCGACCGTGTGCAGCGGCGTGGTGGCCGCCACCGGCAACCTGGTGGCGATCCGACATGGCGCCCGGGACAAAGCCGGCGCCGCCCGTGCGGTCCAGGCCGGGCTCTGGGTCGGCGGCGGCCTGGCCTTGTTGGCCGGCACCCTGCTGTGGAACCTGGAGCCGGTGCTGCTGACTTTCGGCCAGGCGCCGGAAACAATGCAGGGCACCATGAGTTTTCTGCACAGCATCGTCTTTGCCCTGCCCGGCTACATGGCCTTCATGGTGCTGCGCGGCTTCACCAGCGCCATCGAGCGCACCGGCCCGGTGATGGCCATCAGCGTGCTCGGCGCCCTGGCCAACCTGTTGCTGAACAGCGCTTTCCTGCACGGCTGGTTCGGCCTGCCGCGCCTCGGCCTGGCCGGCATCGGCCTGGTCACGGCGATCGTCATGAACCTGCTGCCGCTGGCGCTCGCCCTCTACCTGCGCTGGCATCCGGCTTACGCCGGCTATTCCCTGCTGCGCGGGCTCGCCCGGCCGGACCGGCAAGGCATCGGCGACACGCTTCGCCTGGGCCTACCCATCGGCGGCACCTACGCAGTGGAGTCCGGCATGTTCGCCGTCGCCACCCTGTGCATGGGCGCGATCGGCGCCACGGCGCTGGCGGCGCACCAGATCGCCATCCAATCGGTGTACCTGGCGTTCATGGTCCCGGTGGGCATTTCCTACGCGGTGACCTTCCGTATCGGCCAGCACTTCGGCGCCGGACGCCTGCTCGAAGCGCGGCGCGCCGGGCGCGTGGGCATCGGTTTCGGCGCGCTGTGCATGTTCGCTTTTGCCGGATTGTTCTGGCTGGCGCCACGGCAAGTCATCGGGCTGTTCCTCGACCTCGATGCGCCGGGCAACCGCGAAGTGGTGCTGTTGGCGACGAGCCTGCTGGCGATTGCCGCCTGGTTCGAGCTGTTCGACGGCCTGCAGAGCATCGCCATGGGCGCCATCCGTGGGCTGAAGGATGCCCGCACCACTTTCCTGGTCGGGCTCGCCGGCTACTGGCTGGCCGGTGTGCCGCTGGCCTGGCTGCTGGCCTTCCCGGCCGGCTGGGGGCCGCAAGGCGTGTGGTGGGGATTGGCTGCGGGATTGGCCTGCACCGCGCTAGGGCTGTGCCTGGCTTTCGAATGGCGTACGGCGCGTCTGCTGCAACCGGCGCCGCTGCCGGGGCTCAGTTGCCCACCGGGTCCTGCTGCCTGAGCGCGCGACCGGCGCCGAACACCAGGAAGCGCGCCAGCTCGGCCAGCGGCAACGGCCGGCTGATCCAGTAGCCCTGCACCTGGTCGCAGCCGAACTGGCGCAGCTGCTGTTGCTGGTCGGCGCACTCGACGCCCTCGGCCACCACCTCCAGGTTGAGGTTGTGCGCCAGGTTGATCATCGCGCGCACCAGTTGGCGGTTCTCCGCGCGCTCGTGCATGCCGCCGACGAAGCTCTTGTCGATCTTCAGCAGGGTGATCGGCAGGCTGTTGAGGTGGACGAACGAGGAGAAGCCGGTGCCGAAGTCGTCCAGGGAGAAGCGCACGCCCAGCTGACCGAGCGCCTGCATGGTCTGAAGCACCTGGTCGCTGCGGCGCATCACGGCGGTCTCGGTGAGCTCGAACTCCAGCCAGCGCGCATCCACGCCGCGCTCTTGAATCAGTCGCTGCAGCGTTGGCAGCAGCTGACTGTCCTGGAACTGGCGGAACGACAGGTTGATCGCCATATGCAGCGGCGGCAGGCCACGCCCGAGCAGCCACTGCATGTCGCGCAAGGCGCGCGAGATCACCCAGTAGCCGAGCGGCACGATCAGCCCGCTTTCCTCGGCCAGCGGCACGAAGTCGCCCGGCGTAAGCAGGCCACGCTGCGGATGGCGCCAGCGCACCAGGGCTT is a genomic window of Pseudomonas knackmussii B13 containing:
- a CDS encoding LysR substrate-binding domain-containing protein, coding for MNRRLPPLYALRAFEAAARHSSFTRAAQELAITQSAVSRHVRTLEEHFDCQLFVRQGRQLRLTEPARLLLPGLRDGFNALERACAALRSDEDVLRLKAPSTLTMRWLLPRLSAFRMSNNDVEVQLTSAWMDVDRVDFAHEPFDCAVLLGDGNFPEDWESALLFPEWLIPVGAPQLLDDGPWDVERLAAAELLHPTPDRRDWRRWLQRMGLSEQVSLKGGQVFDTLELGIVAATRGYGLSIGDLVMVAEDAGLGRLALPWPTAVASGECYYLVWPKARRQQERLRRLRDFLLAEVRTMQLPEVEMLS
- a CDS encoding NorM family multidrug efflux MATE transporter is translated as MPTAYQTELKAILRLAGPLIAAQLAYVAMLFIDTLMMGKLGPQALAAGGLGASTYAFVSTVCSGVVAATGNLVAIRHGARDKAGAARAVQAGLWVGGGLALLAGTLLWNLEPVLLTFGQAPETMQGTMSFLHSIVFALPGYMAFMVLRGFTSAIERTGPVMAISVLGALANLLLNSAFLHGWFGLPRLGLAGIGLVTAIVMNLLPLALALYLRWHPAYAGYSLLRGLARPDRQGIGDTLRLGLPIGGTYAVESGMFAVATLCMGAIGATALAAHQIAIQSVYLAFMVPVGISYAVTFRIGQHFGAGRLLEARRAGRVGIGFGALCMFAFAGLFWLAPRQVIGLFLDLDAPGNREVVLLATSLLAIAAWFELFDGLQSIAMGAIRGLKDARTTFLVGLAGYWLAGVPLAWLLAFPAGWGPQGVWWGLAAGLACTALGLCLAFEWRTARLLQPAPLPGLSCPPGPAA